The proteins below come from a single Aegilops tauschii subsp. strangulata cultivar AL8/78 chromosome 6, Aet v6.0, whole genome shotgun sequence genomic window:
- the LOC123494560 gene encoding probable disease resistance protein RXW24L produces the protein NGGHVGASSSHNQIFYRSSFQNLSGQIIQASPNLRTLFGFELSSLSLPDLRFLRVLHVENTRLKNFSTVIGGCIHLRHLSLRGCGRVKVPSSIRKLLYLQTIHVDSNVPSSLWDIPTLRYVDLCGISLPRSVQISQTLQELRMWPTDDEVCKDPMPILEMLPCLVVLELHCFIPETMSIGAQGFPRLQELRLEGCYFNKWTMEVGTMPKLSHLSLDMFDMLDEIEIPDGLLHLPSLSFVSLHARAIACSSHNTVEGLKQKGCKITIVTVPL, from the exons AATGGAGGACATGTTGGTGCATCATCATCTCATAACCAGATATTCTATCGTTCTTCTTTCCAAAACTTGAGTGGGCAGATCATACAGGCTTCACCTAATCTCAGAACTTTGTTTGGCTTTGAACTTTCATCACTATCTTTACCTGATCTAAGGTTCCTAAGAGTTCTTCATGTTGAGAACACAAGGCTAAAGAATTTCTCAACGGTAATTGGTGGGTGCATTCACCTACGACACCTGAGTTTGAGAGGTTGTGGAAGAGTGAAGGTTCCCTCTTCAATCAGGAAACTCCTTTATCTGCAAACTATACATGTAGACTCCAATGTACCAAGCTCCCTCTGGGATATACCTACTCTAAGATATGTAGATCTTTGTGGTATTTCTCTGCCAAGGAGTGTGCAAATTTCACAAACCCTACAGGAGCTTCGCATGTGGCCCACTGATGATGAAGTATGCAAAGACCCGATGCCAatcttggagatgcttccttgtCTTGTAGTGCTGGAGTTGCATTGTTTTATACCCGAAACAATGTCCATTGGTGCCCAAGGGTTCCCTCGTCTGCAAGAGTTACGACTTGAGGGATGTTACTTTAACAAGTGGACTATGGAGGTTGGGACAATGCCAAAGCTATCCCACCTGTCACTTGATATGTTCGATATGCTTGATGAAATTGAAATCCCCGATGGATTACTGCACCTTCCATCCCTCAGTTTTGTATCACTGCATGCGAGAGCAATTGCTTGTTCGAGTCACAACACAGTGGAAGGGCTGAAGCAGAAAGGATGCAAG ATCACAATAGTTACTGTTCCCCTTTAA
- the LOC109742416 gene encoding divinyl chlorophyllide a 8-vinyl-reductase, chloroplastic, with protein sequence MAALLLPVSSRLPKSTAIASASAPRPTPRFLSFPLTTAKACRRRRGCILASSAPAAAEAQPFRSLAPSETTVLVTGATGYIGRFVVRELLRRGHRVVAVARPRSGVRGKNSPEEVVSDLAPARVVFSDVTDPGALLADLSGSGHGPVHAAVCCLASRGGGVQDSWRVDYRATLHTLQAARSLGAAHFVLLSAVCVQKPLLEFQRAKLKFEGELAAEAARDPAFTYSVVRPTAFFKSLGGQVEAVKKGNPYVMFGDGKLCACKPISEEDLASFIADCISDQQKANKVLPIGGPGKALTPLEQGEMLFRLLGREPRFLRVPIQIMDGVIWVLDGLAKVFPGLEDAAEFGKIGRYYASESMLVLDPETGEYSDDKTPSYGKDTLEQFFEKVIREGMAGQELGEQTIF encoded by the coding sequence ATGGCCGCCCTTCTCCTCCCAGTCTCCTCCCGCCTCCCCAAGAGCACGGCCATCGCCTCCGCCTCCGCTCCCCGCCCCACACCGCGCTTCCTCTCCTTCCCCCTCACAACCGCCAAGGCTTGCCGCCGCCGCAGGGGATGTATCCTCGCCTCCTCTGCCCCGGCCGCGGCCGAGGCCCAGCCTTTCCGCTCCCTGGCCCCCTCCGAGACCACCGTCCTCGTCACCGGCGCCACGGGCTACATCGGCCGCTTCGTCGTCCGCGAGCTGCTCCGCcgcggccaccgcgtcgtcgccgtcgcccgacCCCGCAGCGGCGTCCGCGGCAAGAACTCCCCTGAGGAGGTTGTCTCCGACCTCGCCCCCGCCCGCGTCGTCTTCTCCGACGTCACCGACCCGGGCGCCCTCCTCGCAGACCTCTCGGGGTCGGGACACGGCCCCGTGCACGCCGCGGTCTGCTGCCTCGCCAGCCGCGGCGGCGGGGTGCAGGACTCGTGGCGCGTCGACTACCGCGCCACACTCCACACCCTCCAGGCCGCGCGCAGCCTCGGCGCCGCCCACTTCGTCCTCCTCTCCGCCGTCTGCGTCCAGAAGCCGCTCCTCGAGTTCCAGCGCGCCAAGCTCAAGTTCGAGGGCGAGCTCGCCGCCGAGGCGGCCCGGGACCCGGCCTTCACCTACAGCGTCGTCCGCCCCACCGCCTTCTTCAAGAGCCTCGGCGGCCAGGTCGAGGCCGTCAAGAAGGGCAACCCCTACGTCATGTTTGGCGACGGCAAGCTCTGCGCCTGCAAGCCCATCAGCGAGGAGGACCTCGCCTCCTTCATCGCGGACTGCATCTCCGACCAGCAGAAGGCTAACAAGGTTCTTCCGATTGGAGGGCCGGGGAAGGCCCTCACGCCGCTGGAGCAAGGGGAGATGCTGTTCCGGCTGCTCGGGCGCGAACCCAGGTTCCTCAGGGTGCCCATTCAGATCATGGATGGCGTCATCTGGGTGCTCGACGGATTGGCCAAGGTGTTCCCCGGGCTGGAGGATGCCGCCGAGTTCGGCAAAATTGGGAGGTACTATGCGTCGGAGAGCATGCTAGTGCTCGATCCCGAGACTGGGGAGTACAGCGACGACAAGACGCCGAGCTATGGCAAAGACACGCTCGAGCAGTTCTTCGAGAAGGTGATAAGGGAAGGAATGGCGGGGCAGGAGCTAGGCGAGCAGACCATCTTCTAG
- the LOC109742747 gene encoding disease resistance protein RPP13-like — MAESAIGIVLGNVNNLAVRETCLLCGVTLEVTFLKDELMRLQGSLIRDAAYEAENVIEAADYMKKRNMIKKGFMGAISSHVMDDSVEDCGLMHQHCKDDVTMVGFEDEYKEIVDTLVEGENMLSVVSIVAMGGAGKITLARKVYTSSGVKQHFESLVWVTVSQKLMVIDLLKEILKQILSDGDQSTKIDDMNEYEVGKKIHDILIKKRYLLVLDDVWETDIWEQTNRTIKAFPDAANCSRVLLTTRKGDVANHVEMPTHIHALRSLDEEKSWELFSNRALPSYKRSGIRDLDKYEELGRKLTRKCDGLPLSLAVLGGYLSKNLNTQSWSDVLLCWPSTKDTQMMRGIIARSYKDLPNHYLRSCVLYLAAFPEDYIISVSALINLWIAEGFIPHTPKHTLEKTARQAGASSSHNQIFYCSSFQNLSGQILQASPNLRAMFGFGLSSVSFHELRFLRVLHVENSRIKNISELKYYRSRTMSSGAQGFPHLQELELFDCSFIKWTMEVGTMPKLLYMLFGVCRLVEEIPDGLLHLPSLRFVSAICHDPNESTLVGLRHKGCKVTTRHDFHATREEE; from the exons ATGGCCGAGTCCGCTATTGGCATCGTTCTAGGGAACGTGAACAATCTTGCTGTTCGGGAGACTTGTCTCTTATGTGGTGTCACCCTTGAAGTGACCTTCCTGAAAGATGAGCTGATGCGGCTGCAGggctcacta ATCAGGGATGCTGCATATGAGGCTGAGAATGTCATCGAAGCTGCAGATTACATGAAGAAGAGAAACATGATCAAGAAGGGCTTCATGGGAGCAATTTCAAG TCATGTTATGGATGATTCTGTAGAAGATTGTGGCCTTATGCACCAGCACTGTAAGGATGATGTTACAATGGTTGGTTTTGAGGATGAGTACAAAGAAATAGTAGATACATTAGTTGAGGGAGAAAATATGCTTAGTGTTGTCTCCATAGTTGCCATGGGTGGGGCAGGAAAAATAACACTTGCTAGAAAAGTATACACTTCATCTGGAGTGAAACAACACTTTGAGTCACTTGTTTGGGTGACTGTGTCTCAAAAGCTCATGGTCATTGATTTACTAAAGGAGATTTTGAAGCAAATACTGAGTGACGGAGACCAGTCTACAAAAATTGATGACATGAATGAGTATGAGGTGGGAAAGAAGATCCATGATATCCTCATCAAGAAAAGATACTTGTTAGTTCTCGATGATGTGTGGGAAACAGACATATGGGAGCAAACAAATAGAACAATTAAGGCATTTCCAGATGCAGCTAACTGTAGTAGAGTACTGCTAACCACAAGAAAAGGAGATGTTGCCAATCATGTTGAAATGCCAACCCATATTCATGCTTTGAGGAGTTTGGATGAAGAGAAAAGTTGGGAACTTTTTAGTAACAGAGCTTTACCATCATACAAAAGATCAGGCATACGTGATCTGGATAAATATGAAGAATTAGGAAGAAAGCTTACAAGGAAATGTGATGGATTACCACTTTCACTTGCAGTCTTAGGGGGTTACCTATCAAAGAATCTCAACACACAATCCTGGTCCGATGTGCTACTGTGTTGGCcatcaaccaaggacacacagaTGATGCGAGGCATAATAGCTCGCAGTTACAAGGACCTACCAAATCACTATTTAAGATCTTGTGTGCTCTATCTTGCTGCTTTTCCCGAGGATTACATAATATCTGTGTCAGCTCTGATTAATCTATGGATAGCAGAAGGCTTCATTCCACATACACCTAAGCATACCTTAGAAAAAACAGCTC GACAAGCTGGTGCATCATCATCTCATAACCAGATATTCTATTGTTCATCATTCCAAAACTTGAGTGGGCAGATCTTGCAGGCATCACCTAATCTTAGAGCTATGTTTGGCTTTGGACTTTCATCAGTATCTTTTCATGAGCTAAGGTTCCTAAGAGTTCTTCATGTCGAGAATTCGAGGATAAAGAATATCTCTGAG TTGAAGTATTATAGATCCCGAACAATGTCCTCTGGTGCCCAAGGGTTCCCTCATCTGCAAGAGTTAGAACTTTTTGACTGTTCCTTTATCAAGTGGACAATGGAGGTTGGGACAATGCCGAAGCTACTCTACATGTTATTTGGAGTTTGTAGGCTGGTGGAAGAAATCCCAGATGGATTACTGCACCTTCCATCTCTCAGGTTCGTATCAGCTATTTGTCATGATCCAAATGAGAGCACGCTGGTTGGTCTGAGACACAAAGGATGCAAG GTCACAACGCGTCATGATTTTCACGCCACCAGAGAAGAAGAATAG